The Blautia obeum ATCC 29174 region AGGAATGGCGATGACACTGACAAATGGAAACAGTGAAATTTATCAGAAAGGCCACAGAATCGAGAAGAGTGAGGATGGGGCTTATACGGAGGAACTGCAGGTTTCCGTAGGTGATGGGAAGCCGGAGAAAGTTGCTGTTCAGATTCCGGAAAAAGAGACAGAAGAAACGGAAGCGGAAAATGCACAAGTGAAGCAGTCACCGGAAGAAATGAGACAGAAAGAGCTGAAAGAAGTGATTGAACAGTATAACAGGGAAAAACAGGATCCGGATTATTATTATCTGCCGGATTCCTGGGATGGCCAGACACTTAAGTGGCAGAAACCCGGGGAGAGTACTGGAACACTTCTGGCAGCACTGGCCCTGTTTGCGGCAGTCGTGCTGATGTTAAAAAAAGCGAGAGAACAGCAGGAAGAGATGGCCAAACGGGCAGAACAGCTTCTGATGGATTATCCGTCGCTGATCATGAAGTTTACACTTCTGATCCAGGCAGGTATGACGGTTCGCAGAGCATTTCAGAAGATCAGTTCAGATTATCTGAGAAATTGTCCGAAAGAAGGACGATATGCATATGAAGCCGTGACGACGACCTGCCATGAAATGGACAGTGGTGTGGCAGAACTGGAAGCTTACCGAAGGTTTGGAGAGCGGTGTGGACAGATGAAATATAAAACATTTTCTACGATCCTGATTCAGAATCTCCAGAAAGGCGGACACAGGATGGCAGATCTTCTGGAAAAAGAAGCTCTGGAAGCATGGGATGAAAGAAAAAGAAAGGCAAGGGTAATGGGGGAAACAGCAGCAACAAAGTTGCTTGTTCCAATGATCATGATGCTTGCGGTGGTGATGGCGATCATCATGATACCTGCATTTTTGTCGTTCTATGGATGATTGTATAAAAAACGAGGAGGTAAAACAATGCGGGATTATCTGCAAACAGCAAAAGAATTTGTATACGAAGAAGATGCAGTAGGGGTTGTGGAGATTATTCTGATCCTGGTGGTGTTGATCAGCCTTGTCATTATTTTTAAAGAGCAGCTGACAAATCTGGTACAGGCAATCTTAAGTAAAATCACAAAACAGAGTAATTCAATTTGATGAAGAAAGGAGAGAGCCGATGGAGAAAAAGGGCAGTATTACTGTTTTTCTGGCGCTGATCTTAAGTCTCCTGCTATCACTGGTTGCAACGAGCATTCAATCTGTGCAGGCAGCGGCAGCGAGAACACAGATTTTGAACAGTATGGATATTGGACTTTATTCTTTGTTTGGACAATATGATCGTTTTCTTCTGAAAAATTATGATCTGTTTTTTCTGGATGGAACACAGGGAGGAACAGATCTGAATCTGGCAGCAGTTTATGATAACTTTGAGTCTTATATGAAACCGATACTGAAACAGAACAGTCAGAAGCTGAAACTCAGGCAGGGTGGTTTCAGTGGATATCGTCTGGCAACAGATGAAGATGGCGAAGTCTTTTACCAGCAGGCAGTCACTTATATGAAAGATACGCTTGGAAGTCAGGGAGTACAGACACTTGTGAAGCGATATAAGAAAAAAGAGCAGAAAGTGAAGCAGGCAGAGAAAGATGGAAAACAGGCGGAAGCAGGGAATACACTGGAAAATTATGATTCCGAAATGAATTCTGCGGCACAGAAGAGCCAGGAAGCCAAAGAGGCTTCAAAGAAGGAAGAATCCGGAGATTTTGGTGATGGCACTTCGGGAGAGAGTTTTTCAGATGGAGAGGTAAAACCGCAGGTGGTAAATCCAGTTCCGGTGATTCAGAGGATTCGGCGTATGGGACTTCTGGATCTGGTCGTTCCGGCATCAAAAGGAATTTCTGATCAGAAAATCTCACATGGAGATCTGTTATCAGGAAGAACACTTCAACAGGGAATGGCGATGCCGCAGAAAACGGGAAAAGATAATTCCGGATCAGCAAAAGTACTGTTTCAGCAGTATCTGATGGAGCATCTGGGAAACTATATTTCTCCTTCTGAAGCAGGGCTGCATTATCAGCTGGAATATCTTCTGGCGGGAAAGAAAAGTGATCAGGAAAATCTAAAAGCCGTGGCAAAGCGTCTTCTGCTGATCAGAGAGGGAATTAATGCATCCTGTCTTATGGCGGATGCCGGAAAAAGGGCCCAGATTCAGGCACTTGCCCTGGCAATTGCATCGGGATTTCTGATACCGCCTGCAGCAGTGGCGATTGAGGCGGCACTGATTTTGTGCTGGTCCTTTGCAGAAAGTATTCTGGATCTTCGGGAGCTGTTTCATGGAGGCAGAGTACCATTGACTAAGACGGCAGCAACCTGGCAGCTTTCTCTGGAAAACCTGCCGAATCTCCTTGAGGGACTGGACAGCCAGAGAAGGGATGCGAAAGGTGGAATGTCCTATGAAGATTATCTGCAGGTGCTGCTTTTGTCAAAATCAAAAGCAGTCAAGCTGACAAGAGGTATGGACATGATCGAAGTGGAAATCCGCAGTACAAAAGGAAAGGAAGGTTTCCGGCTGGACTGCTGCATAGAAGCGGCTGAAATATCTGTGGATGTAGAGGCAAACCGAAAGCAGACTTTTTCGGTGACAAGGCAGTACAGTTATATTTAAAAACTGGATTTAAATGGATTTAAGGAAATACGGGCGGCGACGAGCCGCCCCACGGAAAAGAGGTGCAGAAAGATGCTTTTTCAGAAGGAAAAAGATTATGGGAATACTATCACAAAGATAGGTAGAAAGAAAAACAAAAAAAACGAGACTGCAAAAAAGAAAAGAAAAATAAAAAAAGAAAGGAAATGCTCTCTTAAAAACAGAATCCTGGCTTCCTCGATGGTCAGAAGAATCTCAAATTTATTTTTAAACACATCTTCTGAAAAAGTATCTTTCTGTGCCTTGA contains the following coding sequences:
- a CDS encoding DUF5702 domain-containing protein, with amino-acid sequence MEKKGSITVFLALILSLLLSLVATSIQSVQAAAARTQILNSMDIGLYSLFGQYDRFLLKNYDLFFLDGTQGGTDLNLAAVYDNFESYMKPILKQNSQKLKLRQGGFSGYRLATDEDGEVFYQQAVTYMKDTLGSQGVQTLVKRYKKKEQKVKQAEKDGKQAEAGNTLENYDSEMNSAAQKSQEAKEASKKEESGDFGDGTSGESFSDGEVKPQVVNPVPVIQRIRRMGLLDLVVPASKGISDQKISHGDLLSGRTLQQGMAMPQKTGKDNSGSAKVLFQQYLMEHLGNYISPSEAGLHYQLEYLLAGKKSDQENLKAVAKRLLLIREGINASCLMADAGKRAQIQALALAIASGFLIPPAAVAIEAALILCWSFAESILDLRELFHGGRVPLTKTAATWQLSLENLPNLLEGLDSQRRDAKGGMSYEDYLQVLLLSKSKAVKLTRGMDMIEVEIRSTKGKEGFRLDCCIEAAEISVDVEANRKQTFSVTRQYSYI
- a CDS encoding Flp1 family type IVb pilin, encoding MRDYLQTAKEFVYEEDAVGVVEIILILVVLISLVIIFKEQLTNLVQAILSKITKQSNSI
- a CDS encoding type II secretion system F family protein, whose product is MWVHFIIFMTAFGTVLVWKAGWLRLDGIADKESLRLFLIVAVCGNLAGMAMTLTNGNSEIYQKGHRIEKSEDGAYTEELQVSVGDGKPEKVAVQIPEKETEETEAENAQVKQSPEEMRQKELKEVIEQYNREKQDPDYYYLPDSWDGQTLKWQKPGESTGTLLAALALFAAVVLMLKKAREQQEEMAKRAEQLLMDYPSLIMKFTLLIQAGMTVRRAFQKISSDYLRNCPKEGRYAYEAVTTTCHEMDSGVAELEAYRRFGERCGQMKYKTFSTILIQNLQKGGHRMADLLEKEALEAWDERKRKARVMGETAATKLLVPMIMMLAVVMAIIMIPAFLSFYG